One stretch of Roseimicrobium sp. ORNL1 DNA includes these proteins:
- a CDS encoding ABC transporter ATP-binding protein — protein sequence MMFHPGMLHARDLQFSYPSGGFRLRVPELSVAEGETVALSGPSGTGKTTLLKLLAGILPIQNGTLTLQSQEMTQAAPSNRRALRRQQMGLVFQDFALLDYLSVRDNVLLPLRLAGELKPAHEERAKELVEQLDLKRHWQHLAGELSQGERQRVAVARALVHEPKLVLADEPTSALDPKRGSVVMDLLIHHVREKQAALIMVSHDAGLMSSLDRTVSVEAWTS from the coding sequence AGGCTGCGCGTGCCGGAGTTGAGCGTGGCAGAAGGCGAGACGGTGGCCCTGAGCGGACCCAGCGGCACCGGCAAGACGACGCTTCTGAAGCTGCTCGCAGGCATCCTGCCTATTCAGAATGGAACGCTGACGTTGCAGTCGCAGGAAATGACACAGGCAGCGCCCTCGAACCGCCGTGCCCTGCGCCGGCAGCAGATGGGGCTCGTGTTTCAGGACTTCGCCCTGCTCGACTACCTGAGCGTGCGGGACAATGTGCTGCTACCCCTGCGACTGGCGGGCGAACTCAAACCTGCCCATGAAGAACGCGCGAAGGAACTCGTGGAACAACTGGATCTCAAGCGGCACTGGCAGCACCTCGCAGGAGAGCTTTCCCAAGGGGAACGCCAGCGTGTGGCGGTGGCTCGCGCGCTGGTGCATGAGCCCAAGCTGGTGCTGGCGGATGAACCTACCTCCGCGCTCGACCCGAAACGTGGCTCGGTGGTGATGGATCTCCTGATACACCATGTGAGGGAGAAGCAGGCCGCACTCATCATGGTGTCTCATGATGCAGGACTCATGTCTTCGCTGGATCGCACCGTCAGTGTGGAGGCATGGACGTCATGA